One Candidatus Methylomirabilota bacterium DNA window includes the following coding sequences:
- a CDS encoding VWA domain-containing protein, translating to MSLLQPLALLLAALSVPLLLLYFLKVRRRQATVPSLMLWKPSLRDREASTFFQRLQRDPLLILQLLALLALALALARPAATVMGYGAKRIVVVLDTSASMKATDVNPSRFGRAQREALDLVGRLGAGAEVMVIEGAVQPRVLAPFSRDRQLTLAAIRGAQPRDLPNRLGEAVRTARALVGQDPRAEIHVFTDGAHPAALRGQADDVRVRWVGVGQRGRNVAITNLAVRRNYIGAYDSQAFLSVVNFSDQPETFSFTLTLNTDIVAQKTLTLEPQVRRAVVMPFSHEGGGVVRARLNVSDDLASDDVAYAVIPPVRAINVLLVSPGNLFLEKELSTDPQVKLEVRKPDAYQGGMETFDVVVLDGVSPPKLGPGRFILVNTAPPDVPIEVLGRIETPVVMDWDRKHPIMRQVDFAKIAIQDAMRVRPMAAGKILVEAVGGPLVYLLEEPNRKAVFFGFDLFQSDLPLRVAFPLMMSKSLRWLHPAGLDQSSLSLQTGQPILLPVEHGVNTATVTTPGGRSVRAQVTRGAISYTETDEVGVYTVSTPRGETKVAVNLFSPDESELAPKPLPAFVEGARADTAPVPVQRELWQFLALLALVLLTIEGVLYWRRQTAGRYGLPFNDGDRWALGLRCVLLVLLAAALLKPVLPRGVDRLNVIYLLDVSDSVSLAARESAFRFAAQSAGAARPGDQSGVIVFGEEAVVDQALKPGNKIDRPQATVGGRGTNLAQALQLALATAPPGHANRFVLLSDGRQNVGNALAVAQAAKDAGADIWYVPAPLTFKQEVVVESMLLPQEVKFGEPFKAKVVAWSQAETQGRLSLFRNGEFLGSQVVKLNAGKNVFSYRQSLEQSGIHVFQAAIDVEGDVIEENNRAIGTVVVRGRPQVLLVEKDRSQAQALTAALRAQHVDVDLVEAERVPKEAQGLQKYDGVILSNVSSLKMTKKQMENIRDYVREQGGGLIMVGGEESFGLGGYYRTPIEEALPVTMEVKQKIEIPSLAVVLSIDRSGSMAMTTDDKATKLDIAKEASHLVVDLLDERNEVGVMSWDTEFVWDSAMRPARDKQAIHHAIATIKAGGGTDGYPALKEAYQVLFDRPALLKHVIFLSDGQMTRGDFAGLIRRMAKDKITVSTVAIGKDADIQLMVDIAKWGRGRFYYTDEGATVPRIFTLETQLASKASLVEQPFKPAVAQPGHEAIQDIDWKEAPPLGGYVATTLKGNGEMVLMTHQEDPLLATWRYGLGRAAAFTSDAKGKWAVLWLRWGGFNKFWAQITRWTLRTGSRSDTVASVSRVDEAGEVVVDAIDAKGEFVNFLDSQVGVVAPDKYRSVVELEQIAPGRYRGRFPAAQEGVYLVGMSQRRGDQMVGSQLAGLVVPYAQEFRDLGVDEAFLREISEVTGGGAVAQPRDVFLQNRRKSRLWIDLWPWLVGLSAVLLIPEIALRRIGPGALGRMGAWLRALRLTQGGPGRDTNR from the coding sequence ATGAGCCTGCTCCAACCTCTCGCGTTGCTCCTGGCCGCCCTGTCGGTCCCCCTGCTTCTCCTCTACTTCCTGAAGGTGCGGCGCCGGCAGGCCACGGTGCCGAGCCTCATGCTCTGGAAGCCCTCGCTCCGCGACCGGGAGGCCTCGACCTTCTTCCAGCGTCTCCAGCGCGACCCGCTGCTCATCTTGCAGTTGCTGGCCCTGCTCGCCTTGGCCTTGGCCCTGGCCCGTCCGGCAGCAACCGTCATGGGCTACGGGGCCAAGCGCATCGTCGTCGTCCTCGACACCTCGGCCTCCATGAAGGCCACCGACGTCAACCCCTCGCGCTTCGGCCGCGCCCAGCGCGAGGCGCTGGACCTCGTCGGCCGGCTCGGCGCGGGCGCCGAGGTCATGGTCATCGAGGGCGCCGTGCAGCCGCGGGTGCTCGCTCCCTTCAGCCGAGACCGCCAGCTGACCCTGGCGGCCATCCGCGGCGCCCAGCCGCGTGACCTGCCGAATCGACTCGGAGAGGCCGTGCGAACCGCCCGCGCCCTCGTCGGGCAGGACCCCCGCGCGGAGATCCACGTCTTCACGGACGGCGCGCACCCGGCGGCCCTGCGCGGCCAGGCCGACGACGTGCGTGTGCGCTGGGTGGGCGTGGGCCAGCGCGGCCGCAACGTCGCCATCACCAACCTGGCCGTGCGGCGCAACTACATCGGCGCCTACGACTCGCAGGCGTTCCTGTCCGTCGTCAACTTCTCGGATCAGCCCGAGACGTTCAGCTTCACCCTGACCCTCAACACCGACATCGTGGCCCAGAAGACGCTGACCCTGGAGCCGCAGGTGCGGCGGGCGGTGGTGATGCCCTTCTCGCACGAGGGCGGCGGCGTGGTGCGCGCGCGCCTCAACGTCTCCGACGACCTCGCATCCGACGACGTCGCCTACGCCGTCATCCCGCCCGTCCGCGCCATCAATGTCCTGCTCGTCAGCCCCGGTAACCTCTTCCTCGAGAAGGAGCTGTCGACCGACCCTCAAGTTAAGCTCGAGGTGCGCAAGCCGGACGCCTACCAGGGCGGCATGGAGACCTTCGACGTGGTGGTGCTCGACGGGGTCAGCCCGCCCAAGCTCGGCCCCGGCCGATTCATCCTCGTCAACACGGCGCCGCCCGACGTGCCCATCGAGGTGCTGGGCCGCATCGAGACGCCGGTGGTCATGGACTGGGACCGGAAGCATCCGATCATGCGGCAGGTCGACTTCGCCAAGATCGCCATCCAGGACGCCATGCGCGTGCGGCCAATGGCGGCGGGAAAGATCCTCGTCGAGGCCGTCGGAGGTCCCCTCGTCTACCTCCTGGAGGAGCCGAACCGGAAGGCCGTCTTCTTCGGCTTCGACCTCTTCCAGTCCGACCTGCCCCTTCGCGTGGCCTTCCCGCTCATGATGTCCAAGTCGCTCCGCTGGCTGCACCCGGCGGGCCTGGACCAGTCGAGCCTGTCGCTTCAGACCGGTCAGCCCATTCTGCTCCCCGTCGAGCACGGCGTGAACACGGCCACGGTGACGACGCCGGGGGGCCGGAGCGTTCGCGCCCAGGTGACCCGCGGGGCCATCAGCTATACGGAGACGGACGAGGTCGGCGTCTACACGGTGTCCACGCCGCGCGGGGAGACCAAGGTCGCCGTCAATCTCTTCAGTCCCGACGAGTCGGAGCTGGCGCCCAAGCCGCTTCCCGCCTTCGTGGAGGGCGCGCGCGCGGACACGGCGCCGGTGCCGGTGCAGCGCGAGCTCTGGCAGTTCCTGGCCCTCCTTGCCCTCGTCCTCCTGACCATCGAGGGCGTGCTCTACTGGCGGCGACAGACGGCGGGGCGGTACGGGCTGCCCTTCAACGACGGCGACCGCTGGGCCCTCGGACTGCGGTGCGTGCTCCTCGTCCTGCTCGCGGCGGCCTTGCTCAAGCCCGTCCTTCCGCGCGGCGTCGACCGTCTCAACGTCATCTATCTCCTGGACGTCTCCGACAGCGTGAGCCTGGCCGCGCGCGAGAGCGCATTCCGCTTCGCCGCCCAGTCGGCCGGCGCCGCGCGGCCCGGCGACCAGTCGGGGGTCATCGTCTTCGGTGAGGAGGCGGTGGTCGATCAGGCGCTCAAGCCGGGCAACAAGATCGATCGCCCCCAGGCCACGGTGGGCGGACGAGGGACCAATCTCGCGCAGGCGCTCCAGCTGGCCCTGGCCACGGCGCCCCCCGGCCACGCCAACCGATTCGTGCTGCTCTCCGACGGGCGGCAGAACGTGGGCAATGCGCTCGCCGTCGCGCAGGCGGCCAAGGATGCCGGGGCCGACATCTGGTATGTCCCGGCGCCCCTGACCTTCAAGCAGGAGGTCGTGGTCGAGTCCATGCTCCTGCCTCAGGAGGTGAAGTTCGGCGAGCCCTTCAAGGCCAAGGTGGTCGCGTGGAGCCAGGCCGAGACCCAGGGACGGCTCTCCCTCTTCCGGAACGGTGAGTTCCTCGGGTCCCAGGTCGTCAAGCTCAACGCGGGCAAGAACGTCTTCTCCTATCGACAGTCGCTCGAGCAGAGCGGCATCCACGTCTTCCAGGCCGCCATCGACGTGGAGGGCGACGTCATCGAAGAAAACAATCGGGCCATTGGCACGGTGGTGGTGCGGGGCCGCCCCCAGGTGCTACTCGTGGAGAAGGACCGCAGCCAGGCCCAGGCGCTCACGGCCGCCCTGCGCGCCCAGCACGTGGACGTGGATCTCGTGGAGGCGGAGCGTGTCCCCAAGGAGGCCCAAGGTCTCCAGAAGTACGACGGCGTCATCCTGTCCAATGTGTCGTCGCTCAAGATGACCAAGAAGCAGATGGAGAACATCCGCGACTACGTCCGCGAGCAGGGGGGCGGGCTCATCATGGTGGGCGGCGAGGAGAGCTTCGGCCTGGGCGGCTATTACCGGACGCCCATCGAGGAAGCTCTGCCCGTCACCATGGAGGTCAAGCAGAAGATCGAAATCCCGAGCCTGGCCGTGGTGCTGTCCATCGACCGGTCGGGCTCCATGGCCATGACTACCGACGACAAGGCGACCAAGCTCGACATCGCGAAAGAAGCCTCCCACCTGGTCGTTGACCTGCTCGACGAGCGCAACGAGGTCGGGGTCATGAGCTGGGACACGGAGTTCGTCTGGGACTCGGCCATGCGGCCCGCGCGTGACAAGCAGGCCATCCATCACGCCATCGCCACCATCAAGGCCGGCGGGGGCACCGACGGCTACCCCGCCCTCAAGGAGGCCTACCAGGTTCTGTTCGACCGGCCCGCCCTTCTCAAGCACGTCATCTTCCTGTCCGACGGCCAGATGACCCGCGGTGACTTCGCCGGCCTGATCCGGCGCATGGCCAAGGACAAGATCACGGTGTCCACCGTGGCCATCGGCAAGGACGCCGACATCCAGCTCATGGTCGACATCGCCAAGTGGGGGCGCGGGCGCTTCTACTACACGGACGAGGGCGCGACCGTCCCGCGCATCTTCACCCTCGAGACGCAGCTCGCCTCCAAGGCCTCGCTGGTGGAGCAGCCGTTCAAGCCCGCCGTCGCCCAGCCGGGTCACGAGGCCATCCAGGACATCGACTGGAAGGAGGCGCCGCCGCTCGGTGGCTATGTCGCCACCACCCTCAAGGGCAATGGCGAGATGGTCCTGATGACGCATCAGGAAGACCCGCTGCTCGCCACCTGGCGCTACGGGCTCGGCCGGGCCGCCGCGTTCACCTCGGATGCCAAGGGCAAGTGGGCGGTGCTGTGGCTGCGGTGGGGCGGCTTCAACAAGTTCTGGGCCCAGATCACCCGGTGGACGCTTCGGACGGGCTCGAGAAGCGATACGGTGGCGAGCGTCTCGCGGGTGGACGAGGCGGGCGAGGTCGTGGTCGACGCCATCGATGCGAAGGGCGAGTTCGTCAACTTCCTCGATTCACAGGTCGGCGTGGTCGCTCCGGACAAGTACCGCTCCGTGGTCGAGCTCGAGCAGATCGCGCCAGGCCGCTATCGGGGTCGCTTCCCGGCGGCCCAGGAGGGGGTCTACCTGGTCGGCATGTCGCAGCGGCGGGGCGACCAGATGGTGGGCTCGCAGCTGGCGGGCCTGGTGGTACCCTATGCGCAGGAGTTCCGGGACTTGGGCGTGGACGAGGCATTCCTGCGGGAGATCTCGGAAGTGACGGGCGGCGGTGCCGTCGCCCAGCCGCGCGATGTCTTTTTGCAGAATCGGCGCAAGTCTCGGCTGTGGATCGACCTCTGGCCGTGGCTGGTCGGACTGTCGGCCGTCCTGCTGATCCCCGAGATCGCGCTGCGGCGCATCGGCCCCGGCGCTCTCGGTCGCATGGGGGCGTGGCTCCGCGCCCTGCGCCTCACCCAGGGAGGGCCCGGACGTGACACGAATCGGTAG
- a CDS encoding DUF58 domain-containing protein produces MPTATRGQDLLSPEFLLQLERLALLSRRAFRGRTRGERKSPRKGMSVEFSDYRPYGVGDDLRYVDWNIYGRLDRLYLKLFVDEEDLRLHLLLDGSASMSFGDPGKLRYAARLAAALGFVGLASHERVGVAVIRDRMAEGWSPARGRGQLLSLLEFAARLRGEGPTGLSEALVAYALRSREAGLAVLISDLLDPAGYERGLKALLERRFDVHVIHLLSPEEMNPVLAGDLRLTDAETGEMQDFTMDGEAMRGYRERLSEFLESAESFCRANEISYHRVATDTPVEELVLRELKGLLLA; encoded by the coding sequence GTGCCCACCGCGACCCGCGGACAGGACCTGCTCTCGCCCGAGTTCCTCCTGCAGCTCGAGCGGCTCGCCCTCCTGTCCCGGCGGGCCTTCCGGGGTCGCACCCGCGGCGAGCGCAAGAGCCCCCGCAAGGGGATGAGCGTCGAGTTTTCCGATTACCGGCCCTACGGGGTGGGCGACGACCTGCGCTACGTCGACTGGAATATCTACGGCCGGCTCGACCGTCTCTATCTCAAGCTCTTCGTGGACGAGGAGGACCTGCGCTTGCACCTCCTCCTCGACGGCTCCGCGTCGATGAGCTTCGGCGATCCCGGCAAGCTCCGCTACGCGGCGCGGCTGGCCGCGGCCCTGGGCTTCGTCGGCCTGGCCAGCCACGAGCGGGTGGGCGTGGCCGTCATCCGTGACCGCATGGCCGAGGGCTGGAGCCCGGCGCGCGGGCGCGGGCAATTGCTCTCGCTGCTGGAGTTCGCCGCGCGCCTGCGCGGGGAGGGCCCCACGGGGCTGTCCGAGGCGCTGGTGGCCTACGCGCTCCGCTCGCGCGAGGCAGGCCTGGCCGTGCTGATCTCCGACCTCCTCGACCCTGCGGGATACGAGCGCGGCCTCAAGGCGCTGCTGGAGCGCCGCTTCGATGTCCACGTGATTCACCTGCTCTCGCCCGAGGAGATGAATCCTGTCCTGGCCGGGGACCTCCGGCTCACGGACGCCGAGACGGGCGAGATGCAGGACTTCACCATGGACGGTGAGGCCATGCGCGGATACCGCGAGCGCCTGAGCGAGTTTCTGGAGAGCGCCGAGAGCTTCTGCCGCGCCAACGAGATCAGCTATCACCGCGTGGCCACCGACACCCCCGTAGAGGAGCTCGTGCTCCGCGAGCTCAAGGGACTCCTGCTCGCATGA
- a CDS encoding MoxR family ATPase — MSQSLTSAPSQEQRVQEFVAGFQALRSEVRKVIVGHDDVINHVLTGLFAGGHVLLEGVPGLGKTLLIKTLAESLELSFSRIQFTPDLMPGDIIGTNMIIEDEAGRKHFQFQRGPIFAHILLADEVNRATPKTQSALLEGMQEGAVTVSGTANPLPLPFFVLATQNPIEMEGTYPLPEAQLDRFLLKLRVQYPALEDLTEIIDRTTQVREVAISRVMTGPRVMTFRELVREVPIASHVRDLAATIVLASHPQWERAPEATRRFVRYGASPRGAQALVLGAKVRALSDGRYNVSIEDLRAMALPALRHRIILNFEGEAEGVDVDKLITQIIEAAENLSTTEKEVFLR, encoded by the coding sequence ATGTCGCAGTCTCTCACGTCAGCCCCCAGTCAGGAACAGCGGGTCCAGGAGTTCGTCGCCGGATTCCAGGCCCTCCGCAGCGAGGTCCGCAAGGTCATCGTCGGCCATGACGACGTGATCAACCACGTGCTCACCGGGCTCTTCGCCGGCGGGCACGTGCTGCTCGAAGGTGTCCCCGGTCTCGGCAAGACCCTCCTCATCAAGACGCTGGCCGAGAGCCTCGAGCTGTCCTTCTCGCGCATACAGTTCACGCCCGACCTCATGCCCGGCGACATCATAGGCACCAACATGATCATCGAGGACGAGGCGGGCCGGAAGCACTTCCAGTTCCAGAGAGGCCCGATCTTCGCCCACATTCTTCTTGCCGATGAGGTCAACCGGGCGACGCCCAAGACACAGTCCGCGCTGCTCGAAGGCATGCAGGAAGGCGCGGTCACCGTCTCGGGGACGGCCAACCCGCTGCCCTTGCCCTTCTTCGTCCTGGCCACCCAGAATCCGATCGAGATGGAGGGGACGTATCCTCTGCCGGAGGCGCAGCTCGACCGGTTCCTCCTCAAGCTGCGCGTGCAATACCCGGCCCTGGAGGATCTGACGGAGATCATCGACCGCACCACGCAGGTGCGGGAGGTCGCCATCTCCCGCGTCATGACGGGGCCGCGGGTCATGACCTTCCGCGAGCTCGTGCGCGAGGTCCCCATCGCCTCGCATGTGCGCGACCTCGCCGCCACCATCGTGCTCGCGAGCCACCCACAGTGGGAGCGGGCTCCCGAGGCCACGCGGCGCTTCGTCCGCTACGGGGCCAGTCCGCGCGGAGCGCAGGCCCTGGTTCTGGGGGCCAAGGTGCGCGCACTGAGCGACGGTCGCTACAACGTCAGCATCGAGGACCTGCGCGCCATGGCCCTGCCCGCCCTCCGCCACCGCATCATCCTCAACTTCGAGGGCGAAGCCGAGGGCGTGGACGTGGACAAGCTGATCACCCAGATCATCGAGGCAGCGGAAAACCTGAGCACTACGGAGAAAGAGGTGTTTCTCCGCTAG
- a CDS encoding glycosyltransferase — translation MTERTIGRVAMLTPFAFPSPSGNAVTVERIAAGLSARGIEPRVWDLSATDAATVEREVRQWSPALVHAFHAFHAGPLGLRVARALGLPLIVTLTGTDANHDISDPQRGPTVRDVLEGAAALTVFHGSVAARVSAARPELALRVVVIPQAVVFPPSEGPAPPRARGPVILFPAGIRPVKRPLMPLGPLDTMAARHSDFELRYVGPVLDAEEGRKLFLGIESRPWCRYLGAVPHARIPALLHAADIVLNCSISEGGMPNSVLEALTLGRAVLASDIEGNRALIEDGVTGLLFADATELAAQAERLLEDGELRARLGAAGRTRALVFRPEAEIDGYVRLFDRLAPAP, via the coding sequence ATGACCGAGCGCACCATCGGGCGCGTCGCCATGCTGACCCCGTTCGCCTTTCCGTCCCCGAGCGGCAATGCCGTCACCGTCGAGCGAATCGCCGCCGGACTGTCCGCCCGCGGTATCGAGCCGCGGGTCTGGGACCTCTCGGCTACGGATGCGGCCACCGTCGAGCGCGAAGTCCGCCAGTGGAGCCCGGCTCTCGTGCACGCCTTTCACGCATTTCACGCGGGGCCACTCGGACTGCGCGTGGCGCGCGCGCTCGGGCTCCCGTTGATCGTCACCCTCACGGGCACCGACGCCAATCACGATATCTCTGACCCGCAGCGGGGACCGACGGTGCGCGACGTTCTCGAGGGTGCGGCCGCCCTCACGGTGTTTCACGGCTCGGTGGCCGCACGGGTCTCGGCCGCGCGGCCCGAGCTGGCCCTGCGAGTGGTCGTGATCCCTCAGGCCGTTGTCTTCCCACCGTCGGAGGGACCGGCCCCGCCTCGCGCGAGGGGACCGGTCATCCTTTTCCCGGCCGGCATTCGCCCCGTCAAGCGTCCCCTCATGCCGCTCGGACCCCTCGATACCATGGCGGCGCGCCATTCAGACTTCGAGCTGCGCTATGTCGGGCCGGTGCTGGACGCCGAGGAAGGTCGGAAGCTGTTCCTCGGGATCGAGAGCCGACCCTGGTGCCGGTATCTCGGCGCGGTGCCGCATGCGCGCATACCCGCGCTCCTCCACGCCGCCGACATCGTGCTCAACTGCTCGATCTCCGAAGGCGGCATGCCGAACTCGGTGCTCGAGGCGCTCACCCTCGGACGCGCGGTGCTCGCCTCGGACATCGAGGGCAACCGCGCCCTGATCGAAGACGGTGTCACCGGCCTCCTCTTCGCGGACGCGACAGAGCTGGCCGCCCAGGCCGAGCGGCTCCTCGAGGATGGTGAGCTCCGCGCGCGACTCGGCGCGGCGGGACGGACCCGCGCTCTCGTTTTCCGTCCGGAGGCCGAGATCGACGGCTATGTCAGACTTTTCGACAGGCTGGCGCCTGCTCCCTGA
- a CDS encoding anti-sigma factor translates to MADAQDEMECRECMDLLADYVDGALPKHQAELLEWHLEGCGPCVAFVRTYKGTVDAAKRLRETTLPPELKEKLRAFLKRSVRQ, encoded by the coding sequence ATGGCCGACGCGCAGGACGAGATGGAGTGCCGCGAGTGCATGGATCTCCTCGCGGACTACGTGGACGGCGCTCTCCCCAAGCACCAGGCCGAGCTGCTCGAATGGCATCTCGAAGGCTGCGGCCCCTGCGTCGCCTTCGTGCGCACCTACAAGGGAACGGTCGATGCGGCAAAGCGCCTCAGAGAGACGACCCTGCCCCCCGAGCTGAAAGAGAAGCTGCGAGCGTTCCTGAAGCGCTCAGTCCGTCAATAG
- the selD gene encoding selenide, water dikinase SelD, with protein sequence MNTQIIDPKTGKAIRLTSYAACAGUASKMGPGDLRDVLESLREHAHPDLLVGLGKSDDAAVYRVSDEVAVVSTVDFFAPIVDDPYLFGAIAAANAMSDVYAMGGEVLFALNLAGFPREMPKAVIAAVFKGGADKVLEAGGVIAGGHTVVDAEPKYGLCVTGRVHPKRVLIKGGLRPGHRLFLSKPLGTGVIATAAKNDACDAVVLEGAVQSMLRLNRGAAEVVREAGVRGATDVTGFGLLGHAAEMVEASGAGIALRFRDIPLLPGALVLAEKGQWSGGMKRNRQHLEDTLGARGRLSLASSISIAQAGLLYESETSGGLLFGIAREDVPLVLDGFARRGEPCWEIGEVTGEIGIAVR encoded by the coding sequence ATGAACACGCAGATCATCGATCCCAAGACGGGCAAGGCCATCCGTCTCACCAGCTACGCGGCCTGCGCCGGCTGAGCGTCCAAGATGGGTCCCGGAGATCTCCGGGACGTGCTCGAGAGCCTGCGTGAGCATGCGCATCCGGACCTCCTGGTCGGCCTCGGCAAGAGCGATGATGCCGCCGTCTATCGCGTCTCCGATGAGGTGGCGGTGGTCAGTACCGTGGATTTCTTCGCCCCCATCGTCGACGATCCGTATCTTTTCGGAGCTATCGCGGCGGCCAATGCGATGTCCGACGTCTACGCCATGGGGGGCGAGGTTCTCTTCGCGCTGAACCTCGCGGGCTTCCCTCGCGAGATGCCCAAGGCCGTGATCGCGGCTGTCTTCAAGGGCGGGGCCGACAAGGTCCTCGAGGCGGGAGGCGTGATCGCGGGCGGTCACACCGTGGTCGACGCCGAGCCCAAGTATGGTCTCTGCGTAACCGGCCGCGTGCACCCAAAGCGTGTCTTGATCAAGGGCGGGCTACGGCCCGGCCACCGGCTGTTCCTCTCCAAGCCGCTCGGCACGGGGGTCATCGCCACCGCGGCCAAGAACGATGCCTGCGACGCGGTCGTCCTCGAAGGCGCCGTGCAGAGCATGCTCAGACTCAACCGGGGCGCCGCCGAGGTGGTGAGGGAGGCAGGTGTGAGAGGGGCCACCGATGTCACGGGCTTCGGCCTCCTGGGCCACGCGGCGGAAATGGTGGAGGCCTCGGGCGCGGGCATTGCGCTCCGGTTCCGGGACATCCCGCTCCTGCCCGGGGCTCTCGTCCTCGCCGAGAAGGGGCAGTGGAGCGGGGGCATGAAGCGCAACAGGCAGCATCTCGAGGACACCCTCGGTGCCCGTGGCCGCCTGTCGCTGGCTTCCAGCATCTCGATTGCGCAGGCGGGGCTGCTCTACGAGTCCGAGACCTCGGGGGGGCTGCTCTTCGGCATCGCGCGCGAGGACGTGCCGCTGGTCCTCGACGGATTCGCTCGGCGAGGCGAGCCCTGCTGGGAGATCGGTGAAGTGACCGGGGAGATCGGTATCGCGGTGCGCTAG
- a CDS encoding selenium metabolism-associated LysR family transcriptional regulator has translation MDLRQLEIFVKVAELKSFSKAADALFLTQPTVSEHIRTLEQELGVRLLDRLGRGAEVTRAGQLLVSHATRILQLQREARQAMDQFQGKLVGELAVGASTIPGEYVLPPLLGRFKEKFPDISVTLLIGDSRQVADWIAEGKVELGVVGGRLGHRGVEYRELMPDEMVLVVSAAHPWHGRTQVEIAELAGQPLLLRERGSGTRAALEASLGEAGLDLSSFRVVGEMGSTQAIKQAVKAGVGVSILSRRAIEDECRSGLVWALTVRGLHIPRSFYIATHRDRSRSPLAEAFRAFVESESV, from the coding sequence ATGGACCTGCGACAGCTCGAGATCTTCGTGAAAGTCGCCGAGCTCAAGTCGTTCTCGAAGGCGGCCGACGCGCTCTTCCTCACTCAGCCCACGGTGTCGGAGCACATCCGCACCCTCGAGCAGGAGCTGGGCGTGCGACTGCTCGATCGTCTGGGCCGGGGCGCGGAGGTGACGCGCGCGGGCCAGCTCCTGGTCAGCCACGCCACGCGCATCCTCCAGCTCCAGCGCGAGGCGCGACAGGCCATGGATCAGTTCCAGGGCAAGCTCGTCGGCGAGCTGGCCGTGGGCGCGAGCACGATCCCCGGTGAATACGTCCTGCCGCCCCTCCTGGGTCGGTTCAAGGAGAAGTTTCCCGACATCTCGGTCACCCTCCTGATCGGTGACAGCCGCCAGGTCGCCGACTGGATCGCCGAAGGCAAGGTGGAGCTGGGCGTGGTAGGCGGACGCCTCGGCCATCGGGGCGTCGAGTATCGCGAGCTGATGCCCGACGAGATGGTGCTCGTCGTGTCGGCGGCGCATCCTTGGCACGGGCGCACGCAGGTCGAGATCGCCGAGCTCGCCGGCCAGCCGCTGCTCTTGCGCGAGCGGGGCTCGGGCACGCGCGCGGCGCTCGAGGCCTCCCTCGGCGAGGCGGGTCTCGATCTCTCCTCCTTCCGGGTGGTGGGAGAGATGGGCTCGACCCAGGCGATCAAGCAGGCCGTCAAGGCGGGGGTCGGCGTGTCGATTCTCTCACGGCGGGCCATCGAGGACGAGTGCCGGAGCGGGCTCGTGTGGGCGCTCACCGTGCGCGGGCTCCATATCCCGCGCTCGTTCTACATCGCCACGCATCGCGATCGCAGCCGCTCGCCGCTGGCCGAGGCCTTCCGGGCCTTCGTCGAGTCCGAGTCGGTCTAG
- a CDS encoding zinc ribbon domain-containing protein, whose protein sequence is MPIYEYRCNQCEGEFEKYVPSSATAVACPSCESARVTRRLSLLSVRTNAAAAGSAPMSGGGCCGGGCGCH, encoded by the coding sequence ATGCCGATCTACGAGTATCGCTGCAATCAGTGCGAGGGCGAGTTCGAGAAGTACGTCCCCTCGAGCGCGACGGCCGTCGCCTGTCCTTCGTGCGAGAGCGCCCGCGTCACGCGCCGCCTCTCGCTTCTCTCCGTGCGGACCAATGCCGCCGCCGCGGGTTCCGCCCCCATGTCAGGGGGCGGCTGTTGCGGCGGCGGGTGCGGCTGCCACTAA
- a CDS encoding ubiquitin-like protein Pup, translating to MAEQKKKETRPTKPEGGDDAAGANPEVAKKGKKIKEDLDNLLDEIDDILEENAEEFVKSYVQRGGQ from the coding sequence ATGGCTGAGCAGAAGAAGAAGGAAACGAGACCGACCAAGCCCGAAGGCGGCGACGATGCGGCGGGGGCGAACCCCGAGGTCGCCAAGAAGGGCAAGAAGATCAAGGAGGACCTCGACAACCTCCTGGACGAGATCGACGATATCCTCGAGGAGAACGCCGAGGAGTTCGTGAAGAGCTACGTGCAGCGCGGCGGCCAGTAA